The following are from one region of the Salvia hispanica cultivar TCC Black 2014 chromosome 1, UniMelb_Shisp_WGS_1.0, whole genome shotgun sequence genome:
- the LOC125213362 gene encoding putative disease resistance protein RGA3, producing the protein MDGGAAAIEVLVQNLINVLKEDYSLLRGLDGDAQQLQMTLGMIKGYLNDAEKKFITQDAIRFWLRKLEALAFDADNVLDELNYTLLQKQVKKMKTPTVKNKTLSCFSSCKSIARRRNMAHTIKKINAEFESMSKKATNLGLQSALQNAPAAAAAAKTSIETDSISRDPIFIGRDDDVPKLVDMLTHIPQDKPFSIAAIVGMGGMGKTTLTKKVFNHESIKDRFRSLIWVHVSQTFDPISLFNKIYSTLTSNTGHRVEIKEVILKNLQEALRAKTYLLVLDDVWNEDVLKWKDFMNSMEGVTSANGNCIIITTRKEKVSSIVEPFHVHPLKGLSDNDCWSIIRENVSSGDREVPSRFENIGREIAKRCQGLPLAANVVGGVLRRCKSEEEWRSIKENWLSGDEGENISNILKLSYNQLPSPSLKKCFAYCSIFPKGRKIMKEELIELWMAEGFLQPSQNDDMESVGSVFFNVLLQSSLLQVAKKVGDETVESCVMHDLVHDLASSILSYNADDSAPVRYVFHKEESSQIPEQEAKHLRTLLLEGETSTLFSNFKCLRNLTLIGNYTKLPDSVSDLIHLRNLNISSTYIKSLPEWIGELHHLQTFRAKIWGLEILPSTFKYLINLRHLHLSPYTKLPVEIGRLSWYTKLPVEIGRLTSLQTLRHFEVGIEKGYQIEELGSLKNLKGSLWIQNLERVRDKEEATKANVLQKSNLSNLRLEWNEDSGTDGNYESVLEGLQPHANLKVLGIQGYKGKTFPTWCKKMAVRDGSRGSWVQLDNLIRITLENCSECEEIPMLDHSLPNLKYLSLIHLNKVRSINFSLKNLKNLYIYGLERLQYLPESLFCHSQSLSYLVVVNCPVLSELPDGLDTLNSLEILTISDCPNLQWIENPSRGAKKYHGILRELRIEGCGKLMELPCQILESSAPTIKILILVELRSLKNLPMLIDCLAKSSPCLEQLIIKGVPNFMASGSIESWDLGRLMKLKIDVSVEWSMENSVAIGETVEGMLQDCGNSLKVLHLKGVENWEWVPQSFQHFTALSELKLENIGVQELPQYIQHLTALSGLELENIGGEELPQSIQHLTALSWLTLKHMEIQELPQWLGNLIYISRLSLVGCKKLRCLPSADVMKCLTHLLWLEIKDCPDICIDSEWRNQSNFNIKVDGVSI; encoded by the coding sequence ATGGATGGAGGTGCTGCTGCCATCGAAGTTCTTGTCCAAAACCTGATCAATGTTTTGAAGGAAGATTACTCTCTACTTCGGGGTCTCGATGGGGATGCCCAGCAGCTTCAGATGACTTTGGGCATGATTAAAGGCTACTTGAATGATGCTGAGAAGAAATTCATCACCCAAGATGCTATTAGATTCTGGTTGAGGAAGCTTGAAGCTCTAGCTTTCGATGCTGATAATGTATTGGACGAACTCAACTATACTCTTCTCCAAAAACAAGTTAAGAAAATGAAGACACCCACAGTCAAGAATAAGACACTATCATGCTTCTCATCGTGCAAAAGCATTGCGCGTCGGCGTAATATGGCTcacactataaaaaaaatcaatgcgGAGTTTGAGTCTATGAGCAAAAAGGCAACAAATCTTGGCCTTCAAAGTGCACTTCAGAATGCacctgctgctgctgctgctgctaaAACTTCCATTGAGACTGATTCGATCAGTCGTGATCCAATCTTTATTGGAAGAGATGATGATGTGCCCAAACTAGTTGACATGCTCACCCATATCCCCCAAGATAAGCCCTTCTCCATCGCTGCTATTGTCGGTATGGGGGGTATGGGGAAGACTACACTGACCAAGAAAGTCTTCAATCATGAAAGCATAAAGGATCGATTCAGATCACTTATTTGGGTTCATGTTTCTCAAACTTTTGATCCAATCAGTCTTTTCAACAAAATCTATTCAACTTTAACTTCAAATACTGGTCATAGAGTTGAGATCAAGGAAGTTATCCTAAAAAATCTTCAAGAAGCTCTCAGGGCTAAAACTTATCTTCTTGTTCTTGACGATGTCTGGAACGAAGATGTTTTGAAATGGAAAGACTTTATGAATTCcatggagggagtaacttcTGCCAATGGAAATTGCATTATCATCACTACTAGGAAGGAAAAGGTTTCTTCAATTGTTGAGCCATTTCATGTTCATCCTTTAAAAGGCTTATCCGATAATGATTGTTGGTCCATTATCAGAGAAAATGTTAGCAGTGGAGATAGAGAAGTTCCGTCAAGATTTGAGAATATTGGTAGAGAGATTGCAAAAAGATGTCAGGGTTTGCCCTTAGCTGCCAATGTAGTTGGGGGTGTGCTTCGTCGCTGCAAGTCCGAAGAAGAGTGGCGTTCCATCAAAGAAAATTGGCTCTCGggtgatgaaggagaaaaCATCTCAAATATATTGAAACTGAGTTATAATCAACTGCCTTCACCGTCACTTAAAAAGTGTTTTGCGTATTGTTCGATTTTCCCCAAAGGTCGAAAAATCATGAAGGAGGAGTTGATTGAACTATGGATGGCAGAAGGGTTTCTTCAACCAAGCCAAAATGATGATATGGAGTCTGTGGGCAGTGTGTTTTTTAACGTCCTGCTACAGAGCTCTTTGTTGCAAGTTGCAAAGAAGGTCGGTGATGAAACTGTGGAAAGTTGTGTGATGCACGATCTCGTGCATGATCTTGCATCTTCTATTTTATCTTATAATGCAGATGACAGCGCTCCAGTTCGATACGTGTTTCATAAAGAAGAATCAAGCCAAATTCCAGAACAAGAGGCCAAGCATTTGCGGACATTACTCTTGGAAGGTGAAACTTCTACCCTGTTCTCTAACTTCAAATGTCTGCGCAATCTAACTCTCATAGGAAATTATACAAAGTTGCCTGATTCAGTTAGTGACTTGATACATTTGAGAAATCTTAATATATCAAGTACATACATTAAAAGCTTGCCGGAGTGGATTGGTGAACTCCATCACTTGCAAACTTTTAGAGCAAAAATATGGGGATTAGAGATACTGCCAAGTACATTCAAGTACTTGATCAACTTAAGGCATCTTCATTTATCACCATATACAAAGTTACCTGTGGAGATTGGGAGATTATCATGGTATACAAAGTTACCTGTGGAGATTGGGAGATTAACTAGTCTACAAACACTACGACACTTTGAAGTGGGGATAGAGAAGGGCTACCAAATTGAAGAGCTTGGAAGTTTGAAGAATCTCAAAGGATCACTATGGATTCAGAATCTTGAAAGGGTGCGTGACAAGGAAGAGGCTACGAAAGCAAATGTGTTGCAGAAGTCAAACTTGTCTAATTTGCGGTTAGAATGGAATGAGGATAGTGGCACCGACGGAAATTATGAGAGTGTGTTGGAGGGCCTTCAACCTCATGCAAATCTGAAGGTGTTGGGGATTCAAGGATACAAAGGCAAAACATTTCCCACATGGTGTAAGAAGATGGCAGTGCGGGATGGGTCTCGAGGCTCTTGGGTACAACTTGATAACTTGATTCGGATAACACTTGAGAATTGCTCAGAGTGTGAGGAAATCCCAATGCTGGATCACTCATTGCCTAATCTCAAATATCTTTCTTTGATTCATTTGAATAAGGTGAGGTCCATAAATTTCTCCttgaaaaacttaaaaaatctctatatatacggaTTAGAGAGATTACAATATCTTCCAGAATCGTTATTCTGTCACAGCCAAAGTCTGTCATATTTAGTTGTTGTAAATTGCCCTGTGTTGAGTGAATTGCCAGATGGGTTGGACACCCTCAATTCTCTAGAAATATTGACCATCAGTGACTGTCCAAATCTGCAGTGGATTGAGAATCCAAGTCGTGGagcaaaaaaatatcatggaATCCTCCGTGAGCTGAGAATTGAAGGGTGCGGAAAGCTGATGGAATTGCCATGTCAAATTCTAGAGTCGTCTGCACCCACAATCAAGATACTCATATTGGTAGAATTAAGGAGCCTAAAGAATCTACCAATGCTAATTGACTGCCTTGCTAAATCATCTCCTTGTCTTGAACAATTGATAATCAAAGGTGTTCCTAATTTCATGGCTAGTGGTTCTATTGAGAGTTGGGATTTAGGCAGGttgatgaaattaaaaatagatgtGAGTGTGGAGTGGTCAATGGAGAATAGTGTTGCCATTGGAGAGACAGTGGAAGGCATGTTGCAAGACTGTGGCAACTCACTTAAGGTGTTACATTTGAAGGGGGTGGAAAACTGGGAGTGGGTGCCCCAATCATTTCAACACTTCACTGCTCTTTCTGAGTTGAAGTTAGAGAATATAGGGGTACAAGAATTGCCCCAATATATTCAACACCTCACTGCTCTTTCTGGGTTGGAGTTGGAGAATATAGGGGGAGAAGAATTGCCCCAATCAATACAGCACCTCACTGCCCTTTCTTGGTTGACATTAAAGCATATGGAGATACAAGAATTGCCACAATGGTTGGGAAACCTCATATATATATCGAGGTTAAGTCTAGTTGGTTGTAAGAAGTTGAGGTGTCTGCCCTCTGCGGATGTAATGAAGTGCCTCACTCATTTATTGTGGTTAGAAATTAAAGATTGTCCAGACATATGTATTGATTCAGAGTGGCGCAACCAATCGAATTTCAACATCAAGGTTGATGGCGTCTCCATTTGA
- the LOC125213427 gene encoding putative disease resistance protein RGA3, whose translation MDGGAAAIEVLLQNLIDVLKEDYFLLQGLDDDVQQLQTTLGIIQAYLNDAANKSITPDVKIWLRELEDVAFKTDNVLDELSYHLLHKKVKKMKTPTAKDKMLSCFSACSDMSRRLTMARTIKHINTTFESMNTKATGLGLQSKILSAPVAAHTSIETNSVMHDPIFVGRDDEVSEVADKLTRIPQDQTISIVALVGMGGMGKTTLTRRVFNHERLKKFGSNIWVHVSQTFDPIGLYNKIHSILASTTGDRVERVEHEETILNKLREVLRSKTYLLVLDDVWNEDILKWEGFINNMKGVSSTKGNGIIITTRRENVASIADPFHIHRVNRLSDQQCWSIIKARSFDGNVEVPLGFQMIGKEIAKRCQGLPLAANVVGGVLRRCKSEQEWCAIKDPEWIGELHHLQTLRADLWRLEKLPSTLKYLINLRHLYLGWETKLPAEIGKLASLQTLEHFKVGEEKGYQIEELGSLKNLKGSLWIQNLERVRDKEEAMKAYLLQKSNLSNLRLEWNEDSGTDGNYESVLEGLQPHANLKVLGIDGFKGITFPAWCKKMAVRNGSQGSWVPLDNLIEISLCNCSECEEIPMLDHSLPNLKSLYLINLKKVRSINIPCKNLKSLVMFGLQSLQYLPESLFCNNPSLSNLEIVKCPVLSELPDGLDTLNSLEELTIRDCPNLKLIKNPSGGPKNNQGILHELRIIKCEKLMALPCQILESSAPTIKTLVLEELRSLKNLPMLIDCLAKSSPRLEELTIRGVPNFMASGFIGSWSLGRLKVLCIDVSVEWSMESSVGIRETVEGMLQGCANSLEILYLKWVENWEWMPQSIQHLTALSNLMLENIGVQELTQSIQHLTALSSLGLMNIGVQELPQSIQNLTSLSLLKLENIGIQELPEWLRNLSSMQCLILVGCKKLRCLPSVDALKRLSLLEIEDCPELCIDSEWRNNPNLYIRVDGVHLS comes from the coding sequence ATGGATGGAGGTGCTGCTGCCATCGAAGTTCTTCTCCAAAACCTGATCGACGTTTTGAAGGAAGACTACTTTCTACTTCAAGGTCTCGATGATGATGTCCAACAACTTCAGACGACTTTGGGCATTATTCAAGCCTACTTGAATGACGCTGCGAATAAATCCATCACCCCAGATGTTAAGATCTGGTTGAGGGAGCTTGAAGATGTGGCTTTCAAAACTGATAATGTCTTGGACGAACTCAGCTATCATCTTCTCCAcaaaaaagtgaagaaaatgaagacaCCCACTGCCAAGGATAAGATGCTATCATGTTTCTCAGCCTGTAGTGACATGTCACGCCGGCTTACTATGGCTCGTACAATTAAGCATATTAATACCACTTTTGAGTCTATGAATACAAAGGCAACAGGTCTTGGCCTTCAAAGCAAAATTCTGAGTGCACCTGTTGCTGCTCATACTTCCATTGAGACTAATTCAGTCATGCATGATCCAATCTTTGTCGGAAGAGATGATGAAGTGTCTGAAGTAGCTGACAAGCTGACCCGTATCCCCCAAGATCAGACCATCTCCATCGTTGCCCTTGTAGGAATGGGGGGTATGGGGAAGACCACGTTGACTCGGAGAGTCTTCAATCATGAAAGGCTAAAGAAATTTGGATCAAATATTTGGGTTCATGTTTCTCAAACTTTTGATCCAATCGGTCTTTACAACAAAATCCATTCAATATTGGCTTCAACTACCGGTGATAGAGTTGAGCGAGTTGAGCATGAGGAAACTATCCTTAACAAGCTTCGAGAAGTTCTCAGGTCTAAAACTTATCTTCTTGTGCTTGACGATGTTTGGAATGAAGATATTCTGAAATGGGAAGGTTTTATAAATAACATGAAGGGAGTTTCTTCCACCAAGGGAAATGGTATTATCATCACCACCAGGAGGGAAAATGTTGCTTCAATTGCTGACCCATTTCATATTCATCGAGTGAATCGCTTATCAGATCAACAGTGCTGGTCCATAATTAAAGCAAGATCTTTTGATGGAAATGTAGAAGTTCCATTAGGATTTCAAATGATTGGGAAAGAGATTGCAAAGAGATGTCAGGGTTTGCCCTTAGCTGCCAATGTAGTTGGTGGTGTGCTTCGCCGCTGCAAGTCCGAACAAGAGTGGTGTGCGATCAAAGACCCGGAGTGGATTGGTGAACTCCATCACTTGCAAACACTAAGAGCAGATTTATGGAGATTAGAGAAACTGCCAAGTACATTGAAGTACTTGATTAACTTAAGGCATCTTTATCTAGGGTGGGAAACAAAGTTACCTGCAGAGATTGGGAAATTAGCTAGTCTCCAAACACTTGAACACTTTAAAGTGGGTGAAGAGAAGGGCTACCAAATTGAAGAGCTTGGAAGTTTGAAGAATCTCAAAGGATCACTATGGATTCAGAATCTCGAAAGGGTGCGTGACAAGGAAGAGGCTATGAAAGCATATCTGTTGCAGAAGTCAAACTTATCTAATTTGCGGTTAGAATGGAATGAGGATAGTGGCACCGACGGAAATTATGAGAGTGTGTTGGAGGGCCTTCAACCTCATGCAAATCTGAAGGTGTTGGGGATTGATGGATTCAAAGGCATAACATTTCCTGCATGGTGTAAGAAGATGGCAGTACGGAATGGTTCTCAAGGGTCTTGGGTACCACTTGATAACTTGATTGAGATATCACTTTGCAATTGCTCAGAGTGTGAGGAAATCCCAATGCTGGATCACTCATTGCCTAATCTCAAATCtctttatttgattaatttgaaGAAGGTTAGGTCCATAAATATCCCctgcaaaaatttaaaatctctCGTTATGTTCGGATTACAGAGCTTACAATATCTGCCAGAATCGTTATTCTGTAACAATCCAAGTCTCTCAAATTTAGAGATTGTGAAGTGCCCTGTGTTGAGTGAATTACCAGATGGGCTGGACACCCTCAATTCTCTAGAAGAATTGACTATCAGGGACTGTCCAAATCTGAAGTTGATCAAGAATCCAAGTGGTGGACCAAAAAACAATCAAGGAATCCTCCACGAGCTGAGAATTATAAAGTGCGAAAAGCTGATGGCATTGCCATGTCAAATTCTGGAGTCGTCTGCACCCACAATCAAGACACTCGTATTGGAAGAATTAAGGAGCCTAAAGAATCTACCGATGCTAATTGACTGCCTCGCTAAATCATCTCCTCGTCTCGAAGAATTGACAATCAGAGGTGTGCCTAATTTCATGGCTAGTGGTTTTATTGGGAGTTGGAGTTTAGGCAGGTTGAAGGTGTTATGTATAGATGTGAGTGTGGAGTGGTCAATGGAGAGTAGTGTTGGCATTAGAGAGACTGTGGAAGGCATGCTGCAAGGATGTGCCAACTCACTTGAAATCTTATATTTGAAGTGGGTGGAAAACTGGGAGTGGATGCCCCAATCAATTCAACACCTCACTGCTCTTTCTAACTTGATGTTAGAGAATATAGGGGTACAAGAATTGACCCAATCTATTCAACACCTCACTGCTCTTTCATCATTGGGGTTAATGAATATAGGGGTACAAGAATTGCCCCAATCAATTCAAAACCTCACTTCCCTTTCTTTGTTGAAGTTAGAGAATATAGGGATACAAGAATTACCAGAATGGTTAAGAAACCTCTCATCTATGCAGTGTTTAATTCTAGTTGGTTGTAAGAAGTTGAGATGTCTGCCCTCTGTGGATGCATTGAAGCGCCTCTCTCTGTTAGAAATTGAAGATTGTCCAGAACTATGTATTGATTCAGAGTGGCGAAATAATCCAAATCTCTACATCAGGGTTGATGGCGTGCATCTATCTTAA